From the genome of Eublepharis macularius isolate TG4126 chromosome 12, MPM_Emac_v1.0, whole genome shotgun sequence, one region includes:
- the LOC129339133 gene encoding olfactory receptor 6B1-like, translating into MPNIFNDIHQQTETGGNQSSTTAFILLGFGNLLKLRILLFILFLVIYILALMGNLLIIFLVTVDQHLHTPMYFFLMNLSSLETCYISTILPRMLSSFLTGDRSISVGGCITQYYFFGFFAATECYLLAMMSYDRYLAICKPLHYTSLMTGKLCLQLASTSWTSGLLTNTIITFFMLQLTFCGPNEINHFFCDIYPVSNLSCSNPYFVKLATFVLGLMGTVPPFVLTLASYVCIILTILKIQSKSAQQKAFSTCSSHLIVVTLFYGSIFLVYIVPETVSLKDLHKIFSLFYTVLTPMLNPLIYSLRNREVKEALCRSIRKFSNRVS; encoded by the exons ATGCCAAACATTTTT AATGATATTCATCAGCAAACAGAAACAGGGGGAAATCAGTCAAGCACTACAGCATTCATCCTTCTAGGATTCGGGAATCTTCTTAAACTGCGAATTCTCCTCTTTATATTATTTTTAGTCATCTACATTTTGGCTCTTATGGGGAACCTCTTAATTATTTTCCTAGTTACAGTAGACCAGCACCTTCACactcccatgtatttcttcctgatGAACTTGTCTAGCTTGGAGACTTGTTACATTTCAACCATTCTGCCTAGGATGCTGAGCAGTTTCCTAACTGGTGACAGATCCATATCTGTTGGGGGCTGTATCACGCAATATTATTTCTTTGGTTTCTTTGCAGCCACTGAATGTTACCTTCTGGCCATGATGTCTTATGATCGTTACCTGGCAATCTGCAAACCTCTACACTACACCTCTCTTATGACCGGGAAGCTCTGCTTGCAATTAGCATCTACTTCTTGGACAAGCGGACTACTGACCAACACCATTATAACCTTTTTTATGTTACAATTAACATTTTGTGGACCCAATGAAATTAACCACTTCTTTTGTGACATATACCCTGTCTCAAACCTCTCTTGCAGCAATCCTTACTTTGTGAAACTTGCAACCTTCGTTCTTGGCCTAATGGGAACTGTCCCCCCTTTTGTGCTAACTTTGGCTTCCTATGTCTGCATTATCCTCACCATCTTGAAAATCCAATCCAAAAGTGCACAACAGAAGGCCTTCTCCACCTGCTCTTCCCACCTCATTGTTGTGACCCTGTTCTATGGATCAATCTTTCTTGTCTATATTGTTCCTGAAACAGTGTCCCTGAAAGACCTACACAAAATTTTCTCTCTGTTCTACACAGTTCTGACTCCTATGCTCAACCCCTTGATATACAGCTTGAGAAACCGAGAAGTGAAGGAAGCTCTTTGTAGGTCTATCAGGAAATTTAGCAACAGAGTTTCTTAA